CATTATTCTTTTGCGGATCCGTGTAAAATTGGCGTCCTTTATCTTTTCTCACATGGAAGCGTGCACACATGTATGGTCAAATAAGGAAATATATTTCTAGCTTTATTTGGGTTATGTCAATGTCATATACCCTTGGATTGTAAAGTTTTGTTGTTCTTTGACAACAAAAAAATGTTTATATCTTCGTGTAGTGCAATGTGGCTGCGGATGTGTCAAACACCGTGTAGTAGTACTTAGGCTAGCAGCTAGCTCGCTGCATGCATGTAAGAAGATGAAAGTTATGCAGTAATGCTAgctggcatgcatgcatggaagcATGCCAACTTCACTACTAGTATCTCATTGCAATGACCCCATTTGGTTTGGACTAGGAAAGTTTGGGCTAGGATTTTTATcgactttgaccgctaattacagtgtcaaacaaagttggtttataaaaccaactccagaacccttGCGCTAGgaactctgaagaatctaatgaggtctttgacagCGTGATTAGAGgacagttactgtagcatcaatgtagctaatcatcgattaattaccgtcattagattcgtcgcgaaaagttacacccatccttaAAGAGGTttcgcaaatagacttcatttagtactctatgcatgcgagattctcctCTCGAAAAATATATGTGCACTGTTTCTATAATTCTCCTAGACcgatccaaacacggccaataTATAATGCACATGCCAGAAACTAGACACACATGAGACAGGTACTAGATATAGTGCAAAAGGGGTGCTGCATTAAAGTCACATTTATTTTTCAACCACTAGATGAAATTCAGAAACAGCAAGTTCATGAACCTATCTAGCTAGTTATTATGAACCTAGTTAATTGTTTCAAAGTATAAGTCGTATAAGCTATTAATAATCAGCACAATAACAATAACTAGTCAATTCAGTTGATATACAAGAAGTTCAGACATGGGCCTTATCCAAGCACGATAGACCGATGAACAAATTGCCTGCTTGTTTATGAAGCGGTTAGCAGTAGAATTAGTAGATTATTAGAAGGTTCCAAGAAGCCGGAAGCCCGGAATAGGGAAGGATGGGGACTGGCGAGTACAAACAGACTAACAGAGGACTTCTTTGTTCACGTATCATAATATTCTCACTGATTTGGTCCCCTAAAGGGGCCTTAACCCACATGCATGCACCACGCAAAGTAGTGGTAGACTGTAGACAATTGATCAATCGACGAGAAACATGGAAAAGCCATGGAGGAGGGCAAGAGGGGCCTTACTTTTATTTAGTCCTTTTCAGCTAGCTAGTGTCATACCATGAGACACGTTGATGTTTTTTAGTTTGTCCATTTGAAAGGGCAATCAAACTCTCATGTTCGTAACATGCGCTTGCATTGCTAGCTTGctaatgggggggggggggggggtaatcaAACGCTGATTCTGGATTCCTATATACCTTGATCCATAGCTAAGCAAAGGAACAGTGTCTCGGTATCATGGAGGTTACACCTGATGAATAGCTTTGCCAGCGCGTATTAAATCCGTGATGCTGCCACGCACGCGTATACGTAGCATGCCTTACAAGACACTTCATCCCTTTCATGAAAGGATCGACCAGCTAGCATCATGAATAATCAAGCTAGCTAGCAACACGCCACTTTTTAACATATATATAGATAACGTTGcctatatataattatatatatcaATTTTTATTAGTTTATTACATATTTTAAATTATTAGCTATAGCCTGCGTGTGCCGGCTCATTAGGTGCCAGCAGCTAGAGGATCTAGCTTGCAATCGCCAATCAGGAATTCAGGGGGGACCAACAGGTAACCGCTACTTGTGCTCCGGCCGGACTCGTTcggcaggcaggcagcaggCATTTGGAGGGAGATGTGGCAGATACTATGAGCTGAGTGTCATGGTCACGGAGCTGTAGCCAGCCAAGATCCGAGCCCAGCCGGCCGTCGTCTTGCAGCGCAGCAGGATGTTTTTAAGGAATGGATGTGCGCTGCTCAGGGATCGGATCGATCGATGAGACGTCGATGCGGCGGCTATATATGTGTCTACTGTTGCATCCACTAGCTTTGGACGACACTGTACTGTACAACTGAATCTCTAGCAGTCTAGCTAGCTACGACTAGATAGGCCAGAGAGGTCCTCTCTCTGATTATTAGCTACTAGGTCAATAGTGCTTGTCATTATGCTTGCTAATAATTCGGCATAAGCGTAATGGCAAGAATTGATCGGCCCATCGATCCGTGAGCTTTGATGATAGACATGGTGATGCCTCTCGGCACACGTCTCCTGCAACCGTTTGTACATGACACGCGTTCATGTGTGACGAAgcgctgcaactgcaactgccGCGAACGCAAGCCGCTCTAgctcctactccctccgttccaaattataagtcactCTAAGAATTTTGAAGactcaaaccatctcaaagtttaactaaaattatagagaaaaatataaagatttatgacatcaaatagatgcactataaaaatatagctaacaaaaaatctaatgatacttaattggtattataaatattattatcttgtcatataaatttgatcaaatttgaaaattttgactctctaagattcttagaatgatttataatttggaacggagggagtagctgcTAGTGATGAGCAAGGTTGATCGTGCGAGAAATTTTAGCATGGAAAGGCAAAGCCTGGATGGAGACATACGGTAGCCAATTGCCCAATTCGATCGATCAGCTGGCCTTCGATGAAAATTCTGCCTCCCATTAGTCTTGGCAGCTGCTGGTAGAGACATGGGGATTGGATCGGAGAGCATTACATGTGCGTTGCGTCCTGGGTGCGGCTAAGCTACATAATGATcacggcgcggcgccgccggccggccgcgtctGGGAGTGCCGGCGCCGGGAGCGGTGGGTTGCGGCCAACAAACCGTGCGGCGGACAGCGCGCGAGCTCATCCGTCTGGCGCGCATGGCGCTTTGGCTTTGGCCGCATGCATGCGCCTGGGTCGGGGCCGGCGGTGAGAGCGAGAGGGCGAGAAGCGGCGCGGCATGGGCGTGATGGCATCATACCTGCAGCTGTAGCGTGCAACAGGTAGTGGTGGTAcgtaatgggccatggctctAGTGACCTCTTCATAGCTCAACAAAACTCTTAAATTTTTtaactcaaaattgtataaaattaaAGCCCGGtctttagattttctagttcaaaatgttgagccatttaccacccctagcAACAGGACGACCACTGTTTGGAAGGACCCAGCCAACTGGCaacaggcggcgcggcgagcgacaTTGCCGTGTTGTAGAGGccgggcagcagcagcggcgccggcgggcatgACTACTGCACGATGCGAGACGCTGATCGATCAGGTCCGTCTGTTATCGCGCGCGGCGCAACCAAGAGAGATTCAGAGTTATCCAGCCACACTCCATGGAAGGATCGGCCGGAGGCGGAGCTCACCTTGGCATCATACGTGCTGGAGATGAAGTCACCCACCCAATTGCCGCCGCCAGATCGATAGTACACAGCTTTGTCTGCATTTGCTCTGTTCCACACTCCAAACCTCACTCTCCAGCTTCTATCCCAACAATTCAGCGACCAATAATAATTATTACCgtagatcgatcgatcgatcgcgcGCTCTGTTGCCGGGGGCGACGACGCTTTCACGCTCGCGCCCGCGCGGCCCGGCCCCGCGGGATGACGACGACGGAGCGAGATGAGAGAGGCCAGCGGGACGTCCGCGAGCGCGCGGCACACGGTCGTTCTCCGGACAGCGACGCGGCAAGGCGGCCGGGGAGTCCGCGGGCCGCGGCATGTGGCTGCCACGCCTCCCGCGCGACACGGCACCAACCACCACCCCCGGCCCGCGGCCGGCTCGCGCACCACGCCGCTAGCGCCATCATTCCGGCCCACgactcccccctcctcctgtaCCAATACTTTCCCGGCCGTATCGGCCGGGCGGCGCACCCCCGGCCCGGCGCGGCGCCACGAAAAGCGtacgcgcgcggcgccggcacAATAATTGCATTGCCTGGTGGCTTCCGCCGGAGCCGCGTGCAACGCCGAGAGACCTGTGCCTGGGGGGTTGCCCTGCACTGTACGACGCAGGTAGGTGGTCATAGTCCCATGTTACTGTGGCGACGGCATGCACGGTGGTTCATGCACCGCGCGCCATCCGGTGCCGGCGGGGTGGTGGTTGAGACGTTGTGGTTGCACTTGCACAGGGCGCTGCCACGACGGCACCATCCGCGCACCATCGCGAGAAGCAAGCGCGGttggcgcgccggccgccgggccgGGCCCTGCGTTTTCCAACGGATTTGGTGACGCCGGCCGTGCGCGCTCGTGCGGGTGTGCGGCCGGCGTGGGGGTGGGCAGCGGGCGGGGCGAGCAGCTGGCGACGCGGGCACGTGGTGGGGCAGCCGCGGGTGGCGACCGACCGACGGATACCCGGCTGGCGCTCGTGCATACGGCGACATGCCACCTGCGCCGCGATCTCtgtccccctcccctccccgcccgGCTTGTCCTCCTCCGCTTTTGACTcgccatccatccatcccctgattggattttttttttgaaacctgCTGATTGGATTTGCTGCCCGCCAAGGCGGCCACGACAGCTCTACTCAATCCCCTCGCGAGAGCGAAGTGAGGGGAATTCAGGGATGAGTCTGCAACCCCATGATGatggaatggaatggaatggaaCGCTTGGTCAGGCTCGTCCGGCTCGTCCTGCTGGGACGGAAACCGGGAAAGCTACCTGGAACTTGTGGCATGTTCCAGCTCGTAGGGATCACACGATGGTGTGGTCTGCGGTTGGCCTCGCCGTGATTTCGAAGGGGACGGGGTTGACATGCGCCTGCTCGCCACGGAGACCTGGTCAAGGCAGGCTGGGAAGGATGCTCGAATGGTCGCAGGGTCTTCAGGCAGGTGTGTATCACACAGTTCGGGAACCCTGACCTGAACTGATGAATATCGTGTGCTTTCCTCTCCTGCATCCTCTGCGCATTAATTAGTTGACTCGGGCAGTAGTTCAGAAATTCTGGAGGTTAGTGGGACTTGAGCTGCTGTCCCAGTCACCTTGTGCAGCCGCCATGCAGTGGTTAGAGTCTGCAACTATATTCAGACTTGGAAAAGGCACACACGAAGCAAAAGCATCATTGTGGTGTGCAAAGTCTCGACTCTCGATGCGTACACGCTTCCATGTTAGTACAACCCTGATAGCATCAAGGCAGGCTTCGTTCCTTCATAATAGGAGCGACAGGCGATTTCAAATTGCCTGGAAATGAAGTCGACGAGATACTTACCAGATAACACATTCACATTTCAATCTCGGGAACTCTTCATACAGGCAAAAGAAAACCGGGCTGCTTTGTTATGGACGTTGATCCAGGAAACTGTCAGATGAGACGTAGGATTCTTCAAACAATTAACAGTATCTCTGTGTGACTGTGTGTACATAAGAAATCTATCATTCCCTCGTAGTCTCCCCAGTTACAAAAAGATCGCCTGAATAAAACACCTTTTGCTACATCATCTAAGAGCTATTAACATAAGtgttgggacttgggaggaGCAAAAAAGGACCCAATCCAGGGCAATGCAATCTACAGCATAGTGCTCTGGTATCTTCAAAACAATGCTGCAATTATTACTTATCAAGGCTGCTTTAGCAGCACAGGCCAGGACGGGTACAGAACTGTATGATCTAAGAGTAGATGAAATGGAAAAGAAACAAAATGTAATGGTGAGAGCAGAGCATCCTCCAGCCGAACACAAACCAGATCAAAACTTTCGAGAGGATGGCAGTGTAGATCTCCTAAGGTGCCATGAGCCCTTGGATCGTGTATTGAAGAGACTTTGCCCAGTCTTCTTTAAAAAGTAGAGTCTGTAGTGTCTTCATTACATTGTAATCTGGGTCCAACTTGCGTTGCCAGCCCTGTAAAAAGGTGAAAAGAATTCAATTATCACCAATGGAAAAGGAATGCCAATACAGGGTATTATTGCGCTTCAGGAAACAAAGCTGTAATACACAAATACTAGGCAGGAATGTAAGCACACAGGTACATCGTGGAACCCTATCTACTTACAAATGAAGAAATATCTTAGCTGGATATTACACAATACACAGCAGGAAGATGTCTAAGAGTCAAAATCCCCAAAACAATTAAAAGGTTACAGCAACACAAATATGGTTAATTCAGCTTAAAGCTCTCCAAAACAGAAAAAAGTATTCTGAGAGTAAAATTGTGAAGTGAAAAGAAGTGTGCAAGTTACCTCAAGTACTAATGTAGTCACCATGACAGTGCAAACATTGCCATCGATGTTCACTTTGTGACGTCGAACTTGCTCAAGAAGCTGGTGCATACACTCTGCTGGGTGGACAGCATCACCGTCAGCagtgccccaaaaagagaatgATCGCTCAACTTCCTGTTGCATAAATTAAGAATTCTCAGCAATTGCAACCATGCAAATACATTAATAAAAAAACTACCATTAGCAATTGCCATTGAGCAAAAGAAAAGTGATACCGGTTGCTGATGAGAATTgctaaaagaaaaggaaagagtaACCAACAATCCATCATTGAGTTGTGATGCATGTAGGCATCTAAGTATGATGATATTTATTCGCAAACTTTAAGGGGGAGAACCGGAGAACAAAATTTCCATGGCAGCATAACGCAACAAACCAGACCAAATGTGCTTGCATCAAATATTACCACATGTTCATATAGCATAAAAAATCAATGAATCAACTCTTTTTATATATTTCTCGGTCTCAGGTTTTATAACACCAGGTCCTTTGATAATAAACCTTCGTTTGCAATGAGAATATTCACATCATACAAACAGCTCAAGGAGACACCAAATATATGATCCTATAGCTAATGAGATTGGAACAAAAGTTCGCCATTAAATGGTAATACTGTAACCACTGAACCTCTTTCAGAACATTAAATAAGGAGCTGAGCGTGGACAAAATGCAACTACACACTTCATTCTCCACAAACAACAGCGCTCTGTAAGAAGAAGAACACGCAGCAAAGCAGAGGGAGCACCAAAAATTGGCAACAACCAAGTGCTAGAGACATATAAAATTCAGAGAAAATTTATGATCCATGGTTTCTGCTGGCATCTTTACTCTCACAAATACATTCTGCCAAAATTGAAGGGACATCCTATTGACCACCTATTACAGTAGCATAGCCTGCTTTATCAAGGAAAAGGAGAGAGATAATACtctcaacaataaaatctaaGTTTTGATCACCAACTAAAAGACTTTTAAGGTAGCGACATATTACCTCAATAAAAGCTTTTGGATTTGGGCAATTCTGCTGTTTTGACAACTTTAAAGTACTTTCTGCAGCTGTACGACCATCTCGGCGAGCAACAGCCTTGAAAAACTCAAGTAAATTCACACGGTCATTACTTGAAAGTTCAGCTGTCATTCCCACATCAAGGAAGACTACATGTGGCCTTGACTTTATAAGGGTGTTATTTGAGTTTTTTGGTTGTACAACACGGACCAAAATATTTCCAGGATGCATGTCTGCATGGACGAAATTATCAACCTGTTTGACACAAAAGTCACCAAGAATGTTAGCTGTAAACACAAGCTCTGAAAGTTAGTGCCTATGCGTAACTATGCTACAGAAGATATGTTTAGGGAGAAATTTCGATTGGTAGGTCCCATAATCTGAGTCCAGCACAATCATAATCTCTTATAGTAGCAGTTATTTTCCAGATCAAAGCAGCAAAGAGTGTCATGTTGATGCATAAATAGAATATGGAAGTCCCTTAAAAACATAAATATAACCCATGTTTCACATAGTTTTAATTTCTTCAGTTGTTCTAATTAGGTAATCATATATATTGAATGCGGATACTGCGAGATGGCTAATAATACATTACCAGTAGCATTTTCAAGAGCGCGTGAGTGCCAATATGGGCCAGAGCACTTTTAATTCGATCATGTCCCTCAAGGTCATCGACATAATGTGAAACACTCTCCCCATGCTCGTAGGTCTCAACCAAAACAGCAGGATGAACAAGTGGATAAAGAGGTCTTGGGAAAGATACATCCTTCCACCTTCTGAAGTTGTAGATAAACCGGCTCAAATGAGCAGCTTCCCTTGCAAGGTCAACTTGAGACATCATGAAGACAGCAAACTGTTGCACACTCTCATCCAGACGCAACCAATTTAATGTAGGGATATATCTAGAAATTTTCGCTACTGCATTGATGATACTGAAATCCCTCCGTATCGAGTCTCCTACACCAGGATGCCTTACTTTTACTGCAACTGTTACACGCTTTGACTGCTTGGGATACGATAATCGTAAAACAGCTCTATGCACTTGAGCAACACTTCCAGATGCAACAGGGTTCTCttcaaaattctcaaaaatgTCAGATAGCTTCCGACCAAAAGCTTTCTCAACAGTTTTCTTGGTATACTTAAAGCTGTGAGCTG
This sequence is a window from Panicum virgatum strain AP13 chromosome 7K, P.virgatum_v5, whole genome shotgun sequence. Protein-coding genes within it:
- the LOC120642059 gene encoding probable serine/threonine-protein kinase abkC codes for the protein MLSRFAHIGKSRKLAQTLLVASKPNTGSGQSIGSSFAFGLGYSGRAFLHGRVHNGPSTSYILGRANGSSHWSTGVRKFSVLSSCSQNAYQSQLAWKRLVEMGSRAPKASPFLSRVACAISLAVSRSNLAPYLFAFIAGEVMLAQKTSADGEYYPIRERAQDGRIYVTSLIYSAVEMVIIIFRSIYLALLFTPSILMAPFAETLGSKYRKTWLRLVHRTLELAGPAFIKWGQWAATRPDLFASDLCTELSKLHTKAPAHSFKYTKKTVEKAFGRKLSDIFENFEENPVASGSVAQVHRAVLRLSYPKQSKRVTVAVKVRHPGVGDSIRRDFSIINAVAKISRYIPTLNWLRLDESVQQFAVFMMSQVDLAREAAHLSRFIYNFRRWKDVSFPRPLYPLVHPAVLVETYEHGESVSHYVDDLEGHDRIKSALAHIGTHALLKMLLVDNFVHADMHPGNILVRVVQPKNSNNTLIKSRPHVVFLDVGMTAELSSNDRVNLLEFFKAVARRDGRTAAESTLKLSKQQNCPNPKAFIEEVERSFSFWGTADGDAVHPAECMHQLLEQVRRHKVNIDGNVCTVMVTTLVLEGWQRKLDPDYNVMKTLQTLLFKEDWAKSLQYTIQGLMAP